One Poecilia reticulata strain Guanapo linkage group LG19, Guppy_female_1.0+MT, whole genome shotgun sequence genomic window carries:
- the znf281b gene encoding zinc finger protein 281b translates to MSIIQDKLGNEFLRNGGMDPNFAPGMLMFSHLPPVTSFTRLASQSVIGELPQEMILKKERDSPPEHQGPVAASTGGFLHSMGIKQERLSELDYRMPLYSGGGGVGVNCPGXGTGKSSTDMPDMSFGNQHQNHQNMLLHDLSLSNVRSLGEQMPGRPGKEPKESSGRRGRRSNGDGQGGKARRKRNDPSKAMMLDGDGACLSPNSKPHICEHCNAAFRSSYHLRRHVLIHTGERPFRCSQCNMSFIQKYLLQRHEKIHSGEKPFSCDQCNMRFIQKYHMERHKRTHSGEKPYRCDTCQQFFSRTDRLLKHKRTCGEAIKKGLDPSMLELSEAELGQGSYSLSQGNXTTSGRKRAKSKNGEGGERKKKKNAAASSGGMGRDLGLQDFSMEHPSGSDPTMQGRTPKLVFKKTGRKGLDKGLLSLEDGADGQKLLGQKPDAMDHVEGSALDNMALLQGPGGSKPGPTTSSNYDDAMQFVKKRRYLHAVNNDYGAGSLHMASQGNNVIQGSLGPEPTLAMLDSSPLELKHDKSGIPDEVLQSLLDHYSHKPEGTHHDVTFDLSDHPHHVDLQPAAPVTPELEDDSPNGGDKTAVMSEYSKFLLQALERTSHSGPFPSLGPXGPFPLLSSSSSPTGPLFSDKHAYSTSPLDCGYPPAVSSPLPIAPPSSASSSSSSKSHYGMLVGSPSQAGYHLTLESTNHQQLTPSQELTEQLEKQHSPGTFTLPPQELTAAEGAKGPQSKAGGSAVASNGSTYPDLSPLNPPKETTYQIENFAQAFGSQFKSGRRTPLSYGSDPGAEVEHRIRTPVSEFSGYTSLLADVSEPVSTGSKTPTSQSFR, encoded by the exons ATGAGTATTATTCAAGACAAGTTAGGCAATGAGTTTCTGCGCAATGGAGGCATGGACCCCAATTTCGCKCCAGGTATGCTTATGTTCAGCCACTTGCCGCCGGTCACCAGCTTCACGCGGCTGGCATCGCAGTCGGTCATCGGTGAGCTTCCCCAAGAGATGATCCTGAAAAAAGAGCGAGACTCGCCGCCGGAACACCAAGGCCCCGTCGCTGCCAGCACGGGCGGCTTCCTCCACAGCATGGGCATTAAGCAGGAGCGGCTGAGCGAGCTGGACTATCGGATGCCCCTCTACAGCGGGGGCGGAGGAGTAGGGGTCAACTGTCCTGGAGRGGGCACGGGGAAGAGCAGCACCGACATGCCCGACATGTCGTTCGGCAACCAGCACCAAAATCACCAGAACATGCTACTGCATGACCTTAGCCTCAGCAATGTTCGCTCCTTGGGAGAACAR atgCCTGGAAGACCAGGTAAAGAGCCAAAAGAGTCCTCAGGTAGGAGAGGCCGGAGGAGCAATGGGGATGGGCAAGGAGGCAAAGCACGGAGGAAACGCAACGACCCGTCAAAG GCTATGATGTTGGATGGGGATGGAGCCTGCCTTTCCCCAAACTCAAAACCACATATCTGTGAGCACTGTAACGCTGCCTTCCGCAGCTCCTACCACTTGCGTAGACATGTGCTCATACACACAG GTGAGAGGCCTTTCCGTTGTAGTCAATGTAACATGAGCTTCATTCAGAAATACCTTCTTCAGCGGCATGAGAAAATTCACAGCG GAGAAAAACCTTTCAGCTGTGACCAGTGTAACATGCGCTTTATCCAGAAGTACCACATGGAGCGACACAAAAGGACACACAGCGGCGAGAAGCCGTACCGCTGCGATACATGCCAACAG tttttctcaagAACAGACCGGTTACTGAAGCACAAACGGACTTGTGGAGAAGCCATAAAAAAGGGTCTAGATCCAAgcatgctggagctcagtgaAGCAGAGCTAGGCCAAGGCAGCTATTCACTCTCTCAGGGAAACYCAACCACCTCTGGACGAAAGAGGGCAAAGTCCAAAAACGGTGAAGGTGGCGAAcgcaagaagaaaaagaatgcaGCAGCATCGTCTGGGGGGATGGGTCGCGACCTGGGCCTGCAGGACTTCAGCATGGAGCACCCCTCAGGCTCTGATCCCACCATGCAGGGGCGCACCCCCAAACTGGTCTTCAAGAAAACTGGACGCAAAGGGCTAGACAAGGGCCTCCTGTCCCTGGAAGATGGTGCTGATGGGCAGAAACTGTTGGGCCAGAAGCCGGACGCCATGGATCACGTGGAGGGTTCTGCCCTTGACAACATGGCTCTACTCCAGGGACCCGGTGGCAGCAAACCCGGTCCCACCACCAGCAGCAACTACGACGATGCAATGCAGTTTGTCAAAAAGCGGCGCTATCTCCACGCGGTCAACAACGACTACGGCGCCGGCTCGCTTCACATGGCGTCCCAGGGTAACAACGTGATCCAGGGTTCTCTGGGGCCCGAGCCCACCCTGGCCATGCTGGACTCCTCTCCGCTGGAACTCAAACACGACAAATCAGGCATTCCAGACGAGGTGCTGCAAAGCCTGCTTGACCATTACAGCCATAAACCAGAGGGAACCCACCACGATGTGACCTTCGACCTGTCGGACCACCCGCACCACGTGGACCTCCAGCCAGCGGCGCCCGTCACCCCGGAACTGGAAGACGACTCCCCCAACGGCGGCGACAAAACGGCGGTAATGAGCGAATACTCAAAGTTCCTCCTTCAGGCCTTGGAGCGCACCAGCCATAGCGGACCCTTCCCCAGCCTCGGCCCGRCGGGTCCCTTCCCTCTTCTGTCCAGCAGCTCCAGCCCCACGGGGCCCCTGTTCTCCGACAAACACGCGTACAGCACCTCGCCTCTGGATTGCGGCTACCCGCCTGCGGTTTCCTCCCCTCTGCCCATTGCCCCGCCTTCATCGGCTTCCTCTTCGTCGTCCTCCAAGTCCCACTACGGGATGTTGGTGGGGTCTCCCTCTCAGGCGGGCTACCACCTCACCCTGGAGTCCACCAACCACCAGCAGCTGACTCCGTCTCAGGAGCTGACCGAGCAGCTGGAGAAGCAGCACTCCCCGGGGACCTTCACCCTACCRCCCCAGGAGCTCACCGCGGCCGAGGGYGCCAAGGGGCCTCAGTCCAAGGCCGGAGGGAGCGCGGTGGCCTCCAACGGCTCCACCTACCCCGACCTGTCCCCGCTTAACCCCCCTAAAGAAACCACGTACCAGATCGAGAACTTCGCCCAGGCCTTCGGCTCCCAATTCAAGTCCGGCCGGCGGACCCCTCTGAGCTACGGCAGCGACCCGGGAGCAGAGGTGGAACACAGRATACGGACTCCGGTGTCAGAATTCTCAGGGTATACCAGCTTGTTAGCTGATGTCAGTGAGCCAGTGAGTACAGGATCAAAAACCCCGACAAGCCAAAGTTTCAGATAA